In a single window of the Leopardus geoffroyi isolate Oge1 chromosome D2, O.geoffroyi_Oge1_pat1.0, whole genome shotgun sequence genome:
- the FAM25A gene encoding protein FAM25A: MLGGLGKLAAEGLAHRTEKATEEAVHAVEEVVKEVVEHAKEAGEKAIGEALKKAHEAGDKAVKEVTETVTNTVTSAVTHAAEGLGKLGQ; encoded by the exons ATGCTGGGAGGTCTGGGGAAACTTGCTGCTGAGGGCCTGGCCCACCGCACCGAGAAGGCCACCGAAGAAGCTG TTCATGCCGTTGAGGAGGTGGTGAAGGAGGTGGTGGAACACGCCAAGGAGGCCGGAGAGAAAG CCATTGGCGAAGCCTTAAAGAAGGCCCATGAGGCAGGGGACAAAGCGGTGAAGGAAGTCACTGAGACGGTGACCAACACAGTCACAAGCGCTGTCACCCATGCAGCGGAAGGCCTGGGCAAGCTGGGACAGTGA
- the ADIRF gene encoding adipogenesis regulatory factor produces MASKSLQDLKQQVQGAAQEAVTAAGSSAQQVVDQATEAGQKAMDQVAKATQETIDKTANQASETFSGFGKKLGLI; encoded by the exons ATGGCCAGCAAGAGCTTGCAGGACCTGAAGCAGCAAGTGCAGGGGGCGGCCCAGGAAGCAG TGACTGCGGCAGGATCATCGGCCCAGCAAGTGGTGGACCAAGCTACAGAAGCAGGGCAGAAAG ccaTGGACCAGGTGGCCAAGGCCACCCAGGAAACCATCGACAAGACTGCTAACCAGGCCTCTGAGACTTTCTCAGGTTTTGGGAAAAAATTAGGCCTCATATAA